The window TGTCCTGCTTGCCCTGAGCGAAGTCGAAGGGAGCGAAGTCGAAGGGAGAAGGGGAGCAGAAGTCCCTCTCCCGTGGGAGAGGGATATAGGGAGAGGGCATTTCCCCTCATCCCCCTACCCCCTTCTCCCGCAGGCGCTGTCCTGCTTGCCCTGAGCGAAGTCGAAGGGAGCGAAGTCGAAGGGAGAAGGGGAAAAGTTCCTCTCCCACGGGAGAGAGATTTTCCGCAAAGCGGACATGAAAGGGAGAGGGCATTTCTAGCTCACAAATCCAATGGACTTGCGATATGCTAACCCAAGAATTTCTAGAATAGCTTATGGAACCTGCCCTAACTCAATTTGGTACTCAGATGTCTCGTCTTAGTGGAGTACGAGCCATTATGAAAGATATTATTGAAACATTGCGTGCTGGAGGAGGGCAGCAATTTATTAATTTGAGTGCGGGGAATCCGGTGATTTTACCGCCCGTGGAACAACTATGGCGAGAATGTACGACTGATTTACTGGCGAGTCCTGAATATGGGGAAGTAGTTTGTCGGTACGGATCTTCCCAAGGGTATCAGCCGTTGATTGATGCGGTGGTAACTGATTTTAATCAACGCTATGGGTTGAATTTGAGCGATCGCAACATTCTCATTACCCCAGGCTCTCAGTCGGTTTATTTTTATGCAGCCAATGCCTTTGGGGGATACACCACCGAGGGACAACTTAAGCAAGTGGTTTTACCCTTAAGTCCTGAATATACGGGTTATGGTGGAGTCTGTTTAACGCCGGAAGCATTAAAGGCCTATAAACCCACCTTAGATATTGACGAAGGCAATCATCGGTTTAAATATCGCCCCGACTTTAGTCAGTTGAAAATTACAGAGGATACGGGATGTGTGATTTTTTCCCGTCCCTGTAACCCCACCGGTAATGTTCTCACGGATGAAGAAGTCAATAAAATTAGTGGGTTAGCCTCCGAATATAATGTACCGGTGCTGATTGATTCTGCCTATGGGCCGCCTTTCCCCGCCTTGAATTTTACCGAAATGACTCCCCAATTTGGCGGTAATTTATTGCATTGTATGAGCTTATCGAAGGCGGGATTACCGGGTGAACGGATTGGCGTGGCCATTGGCGATCCGGGTCTGATCAACATTTTAGAAGCCTTCCAGACCAATTTGTGTATTCACTCCTCACGCTATGGTCAGGCGATCGCCGCTAGAGCCATTCAATCCGGTCAACTGGCAAATTTCTCAGAAACCGTCATTCGTCCCCATTATCAAAGCAAATTCGCCCAATTGGAAGCCAGTTTAACTGAGGCTATGCCCAATGATTTACCTTGGTTCTTGCATAAAGGAGAAGGGGCGATCTTTGCCTGGTTATGGCTGCGGGATTTACCGATTACCGATTGGGAACTCTACCAAAATCTGAAAAAAGTCGGCGTAATTGTGGTTCCCGGAAGCACATTTTTCCCTGGATTGCAAGAAGAGTGGCCCCATAAAAACCAATGTATTCGCATTAGTTTAACCGCCACCGAGGAAGAAATTGCTACCGCTATGGGCAGACTCGCCAAAGTCGTAGAAGAAACCTATCTGCAAACTGCGGTATCCCGTTAATGGGTAATGGGGGAGCGTTGAAGGAGTGCAAACATCTTGCTCGCTCCCTTTCTCTAGCGAGCGAGCAGACAGATGATACTTAAAGCGAGTATTGCTAAGATGAGGAAAGTAAAATTCCGATTACAGAAAATCCTGAGATGACGACTATTGCCATTATTCCAGAATTCGGCGATCGCTCGCACGATCTCCCCACCCGATACCGAGCAATTTGCGGCGAGCAACAAGCAGTTCGGGAAA is drawn from Roseofilum capinflatum BLCC-M114 and contains these coding sequences:
- a CDS encoding valine--pyruvate transaminase, with the protein product MEPALTQFGTQMSRLSGVRAIMKDIIETLRAGGGQQFINLSAGNPVILPPVEQLWRECTTDLLASPEYGEVVCRYGSSQGYQPLIDAVVTDFNQRYGLNLSDRNILITPGSQSVYFYAANAFGGYTTEGQLKQVVLPLSPEYTGYGGVCLTPEALKAYKPTLDIDEGNHRFKYRPDFSQLKITEDTGCVIFSRPCNPTGNVLTDEEVNKISGLASEYNVPVLIDSAYGPPFPALNFTEMTPQFGGNLLHCMSLSKAGLPGERIGVAIGDPGLINILEAFQTNLCIHSSRYGQAIAARAIQSGQLANFSETVIRPHYQSKFAQLEASLTEAMPNDLPWFLHKGEGAIFAWLWLRDLPITDWELYQNLKKVGVIVVPGSTFFPGLQEEWPHKNQCIRISLTATEEEIATAMGRLAKVVEETYLQTAVSR